The genomic region TACTGTAGACAATAAATGCTTATTGGAGTGGTGGAGGAAACAATGCCTCGCATGGTGAGATGTAGTTTCTGTGGACGTGAAATAGAGCCTGGAACAGGAATAATGTATGTAAAAAATGATGGCTCTATACTATGGTTTTGTAGTCGTAAATGTTACAAGAACTATCTATTGCTAAGAAGAGATCCCAGAAAACTGAAATGGACACTT from Staphylothermus marinus F1 harbors:
- a CDS encoding 50S ribosomal protein L24e gives rise to the protein MPRMVRCSFCGREIEPGTGIMYVKNDGSILWFCSRKCYKNYLLLRRDPRKLKWTLKYGSQTK